Proteins co-encoded in one Lineus longissimus chromosome 11, tnLinLong1.2, whole genome shotgun sequence genomic window:
- the LOC135495902 gene encoding GPI mannosyltransferase 1-like: MFFQKSLTFYAFIATFVRILFMMYGEWQDRTMVVKFTDVDYYVFTDAARYMANGRSPYLRATYRYTPLLAAALLPNIWITMFFGKLLFITCDVATGVLIHSLCLKRFCSEETAIFTSLIWLMNPMPVTVSSRGNAESILSLLVLLTLVLLMSRRTVLAAIVYGLSVHIKIYPVTYALPIYLFLNTDYDQKCTRRDMTLTGFLKDLLPGKTRFLFIGISVSTFLAVTGICYHLYGFQFLQETYLHHVTRRDTRHNFSVYFYMLYLTGESSSSLLLGLMAFIPQMGLLVILSFRYYQDLPFCCFLHTLIFVTFNKVCTSQYFLWYLCLLPVVIPTLATGAKSAIAMIAAWFLAQALWLLPAYFVEFRGQDTFIFIWLAGLLFFTVNIGITGQLIQDYRHCPVFVDGKLHQEKVEFSYPKILFPSKKKGL; this comes from the exons atgttttttcagAAATCTCTAACTTTCTACGCGTTTATTGCCACTTTTGTGAGGATTTTATTCATGATGTATGGGGAATGGCAAGACAGGACCATGGTTGTCAAGTTCACTGATGTTGATTATTATGTGTTCACTGATGCAGCAAGATATATGGCAAAT GGCAGATCGCCATATCTTCGGGCCACATATCGGTACACTCCACTTCTGGCTGCAGCCTTGCTACCCAACATCTGGATCACAATGTTCTTTGGAAAGCTTCTATTCATCACATGTGATGTCGCCACTGGTGTTCTCATCCACAGTCTGTGCCTCAAAAGATTCTGTAGTGAAGAGACAGCTATTTTCACTTCACTTATATGGTTGATGAACCCCATGCCAGTGACAGTTTCCAGTCGAGGAAATGCAGAATCCATCCTTTCATTATTGGTGCTATTGACGCTAGTGTTGCTGATGAGTCGGAGGACAGTCCTAGCTGCCATTGTCTATGGATTATCTGTGCATATTAAGATATACCCAGTGACTTACGCTCTGCCAATTTATCTCTTTCTGAACACTGACTATGACCAAAAATGTACAAGAAGAGATATGACATTAACAGGATTTCTAAAGGATCTCCTCCCAGGGAAGACACGTTTCCTGTTTATTGGAATATCTGTGTCAACATTCCTGGCTGTGACTGGAATCTGCTACCACTT GTATGGATTCCAGTTCCTTCAAGAGACTTACCTCCACCATGTGACCAGGCGAGACACCCGTCACAACTTCTCTGTCTATTTCTACATGCTGTACCTGACCGGTGAAAGCTCCTCTTCCCTTCTTCTCGGACTGATGGCATTCATTCCACAAATGGGGCTGCTAGTTATCCTGTCCTTCAGATATTATCAAGATCTACCGTTCTGCTGTTTCCTGCACACTTTGATATTCGTCACATTTAACAAAGTCTGCACTTCTCAG tactttTTGTGGTACCTGTGTTTGCTCCCTGTAGTCATCCCAACATTAGCCACTGGTGCGAAGAGTGCTATTGCCATGATAGCAGCTTGGTTTCTGGCTCAG GCCTTATGGTTGCTCCCAGCCTACTTTGTGGAATTCAGGGGACAGGACACCTTCATTTTCATCTGGCTTGCAGGGCTTCTCTTCTTCACTGTCAACATTGGGATTACTGGACAACTTATTCAAGACTACAGACATTGTCCTGTGTTTGTTGATGGGAAACTTCACCAGGAAAAAGTCGAGTTCTCATATCCTAAAATTCTGTTTCCATCGAAGAAAAAAGGACTGTGA